A region from the Vicia villosa cultivar HV-30 ecotype Madison, WI linkage group LG3, Vvil1.0, whole genome shotgun sequence genome encodes:
- the LOC131657468 gene encoding uncharacterized protein LOC131657468, translated as MKCKEYVKSERQEHVMDQWNNIMYSNTEDEYDVRLKHFESVCGDILAFLKYGNETWLVPYMERFVAAWTNKVTHLGNTTTNSWEAVNTMLKLQLGSIKASFQKSIVNTEHRYNTPFYSKFHSFVSRQCIQLIGNELEIVKFVGSRKERCGCYIRTTHGFPCACQLAGFQILGTPIPLEIIHIFWTKQFSQEEGNWDLEDECEELKSYFKKKCGSQTSKRLCSKPNGTQSSIIMIVRQPTVISSRAEFLPQFPAFFQPNIEDIISVDDDGNYSFCCVSASLGWEENSCPLVRRQLDSHIHQNADLFSRLFYDTVSEVRKTLEVTHLGG; from the exons ATGAAGTGCAAAGAATATGTGAAATCGGAAAGACAGGAACATGTCATGGATCAATGGAACAACATCATGTATTCAAACACAGAAGATGAATATGATGTACGCTTAAAACACTTCGAAAGTGTTTGTGGTGATATTCTAGCGTTTCTGAAGTATGGTAATGAAACATGGCTAGTACCATATATGGAAAGGTTTGTTGCTGCATGGACTAACAAAGTCACCCACTTAGGGAACACAACGACTAACAG TTGGGAGGCTGTGAATACAATGTTGAAGTTGCAACTAGGTTCCATAAAAGCGTCATTTCAAAAAAGTATTGTCAACACAGAGCATCGGTATAACACACCTTTCTATTCCAAGTTTCACAGTTTTGTCTCAAGACAATGTATACAACTCATTGGGAATGAACTTGAAATAGTGAAATTTGTTGGTTCAAGGAAGGAGAGGTGTGGGTGTTACATTAGAACAACACATGGGTTTCCGTGTGCGTGTCAGCTTGCCGGTTTCCAGATATTAGGCACCCCTATACCTTTGGAAATAATTCATATTTTTTGGACAAAACAATTTAGTCAGGAAGAGGGTAATTGGGATTTAGAAGATGAGTGTGAAGAGTTGAAGAGCTATTTCAAGAAAAAGTGC GGGAGTCAGACTTCAAAGAGATTGTGTTCAAAACCGAATGGAACTCAATCTTCAATCATTATGATTGTTAGGCAACCTACTGTGATATCTTCACGAGCTGAGTTCTTGCCACAATTTCCTGCTTTCTTTCAACCAAACATCGAAGACATAATTAGTGTCGACGATGATGGAAACTATAGTTTTTGTTGTGTTTCAGCTTCATTAGGATGGGAGGAAAATTCATGTCCTTTGGTTCGGAGGCAGTTAGATTCTCATATCCATCAGAACGCTGACTTGTTTTCCAGATTATTCTATGATACTGTGTCCGAAGTTAGGAAAACATTAGAGGTAACTCACTTGGGTGGATAG